The DNA segment CACGCTACCGAGGCACACCTTATCCCGAAGTTACGGTGTCAATTTGCCGAGTTCCTTCTCCTGAGTTCTCTCAAGCGCCTTAGAATTTTCATCCTGCCCACCTGTGTCGGTTTGCGGTACGGTCAATCACAGACTGAAGCTTAGAGGCTTTTCCTGGAAGCAGGGTATCACTCACTTCAGAGCCAATGGCTCCTCGTCATCACGCCTCAGCTAAGCCGCACGGATTTTCCTATGCAGCACGCCTACACGCTTAAACCGGGACGTCCAACACCCGGCCGAGCTAACCTTCTCCGTCCCCCCATCGCATCTGTGATCGGTACAGGAATATTGACCTGTTTCCCATCGACTACGCCTTTCGGCCTCGCCTTAGGAGCCGACTCACCCTGCGCCGATGAACGTTGCGCAGGAAACCTTGGGCTTTCGGCGAGCGGGCCTTTCACCCGCTTTATCGCTACTCATGTCAGCATTCGCACTTCCGATACCTCCAGCATGCCTGACAGCACACCTTCAACGGCCTACGGAACGCTCCCCTACCATGCCTATTACTAGGCATCCGCAGCTTCGGTTCATGGCTTGAGCCCCGTTACATCTTCCGCGCAGGACGACTCGATCAGTGAGCTATTACGCTTTCTTTGAAGGATGGCTGCTTCTAAGCCAACTTCCTGACTGTCTATGCCTTCCCACTTCGTTTTCCACTTAGCCATGGATTTGGGACCTTAGCTGGCGGTCTGGGTTGTTTCCCTTTCGACCATGGACGTTAGCACCCACAGTCTGTCTCCCGTATATCACTTTCCGGTATTCGGAGTTTGCTATGGCGGAGTAGATCGCAATGACCCCCCCAACCATTACAGTGCTCTACCCCCGGAAGTGTCCATACGAGGCACTACCTAAATAGTTTTCGGGGAGAACCAGCTATTTCCAGATTTGTTTAGCCTTTCACCCCTATCCACAGCTCATCCCCTAGTTTTTCAACACTAGTGGGTTCGGACCTCCAGTACCTGTTACGGCACCTTCATCCTGGCCATGGATAGATCATCTGGTTTCGGGTCTACGCCCAGCAACTGAAGCGCCCTATTCGGACTCGCTTTCGCTACGCCTCCCCTATTCGGTTAAGCTCGCTACTGAACGTAAGTCGCTGACCCATTATACAAAAGGTACGCAGTGACGGAACAAGTCCGCTCCCACTGTTTGTATGCATGCGGTTTCAGGATCTATTTCACTCCCCTCCCGGGGTTCTTTTCGCCTTTCCCTCACGGTACTGGTTCACTATCGGTCGATGTCGAGTATTTAGCCTTGGAGGATGGTCCCCCATCTTCAAACAGGATTTCACGTGTCCCGCCCTACTTGTCGCAAGCTTAGTTCCACTTCCATGTTTTCGCGTACGGGGCTTTCACCCACTACGGCCGCACTTTCCAGAGCGTTCCGCTAACACAGAAGCTAAATCTTGCAGGCTGTTCCCATTTCGCTCGCCACTACTCTGGGAATCTCGGTTGATTTCTGTTCCTGCAGCTACTTAGATGTTTCAGTTCGCTGCGTTCGCTTCCCACCTCTATGAATTCAGGATGGGATGACCCTTGCGGGCCGGGTTTCCCCATTCGGACATCTACGGATCAAAGCTTGTTTGCCAGCTCCCCGTAGCTTTTCGCAGGCTACAACGTCCTTCATCGCCTGACATCGCCAAGGCATCCACCACATGCACTTAGTCACTTGACCCTATAACTTTGCGCCCTGGTCCTCTTTCCAGATTCCCAAGTCGCTAGCCTAGAGAGCAACAAGCGCTTGTTTCTCCACCCCCACCGCCGGTTCAAGTTGGTGGGAATGAAGCAATGCAATCACAACCCATGCGTGAATCCTTGCGGATCCACACACACTTTACTTCTTCCAAATTGTTAAAGAACCTACAACCGTTCGGTAAAAAACCGATCTCTCAACCCGCCAATTTCTTGATCACGTTGAGAGATCGACTCTTGTCAGCAGCAACTCGGGCAGCGCAATTGGTGGAGGTGAACGGGATCGAACCGATGACCTCATGCTTGCAAAGCACGCGCTCTCCCAACTGAGCTACACCCCCTCAAGCTTCGACGCCCGGTGGTTGTTATCGGCCGTGCCCCGCCTGGTATGCGTGGTGGGTCTGGTTGGGTTCGAACCAACGACCCCCGCCTTATCAAGACGGTGCTCTAACCAGCTGAGCTACAGACCCGCTTGTCTGCTGCCTGGAACAACCGATAGGTTGTAGGTACTTGCCGAGCTTAGCGCTCTAGAAAGGAGGTGATCCAGCCGCACCTTCCGATACGGCTACCTTGTTACGACTTCACCCCAGTCATGAATCCCACCGTGGTAAGCGCCCTCCTTGCGGTTAGACTACCTACTTCTGGTGAAACCCACTCCCATGGTGTGACGGGCGGTGTGTACAAGACCCGGGAACGTATTCACCGCGGCATGCTGATCCGCGATTACTAGCGATTCCGACTTCACGGAGTCGAGTTGCAGACTCCGATCCGGACTACGATCGGCTTTATTGGGATTGGCTCCCCCTCGCGGGTTGGCAACCCTCTGTACCGACCATTGTATGACGTGTGAAGCCCTACCCATAAGGGCCATGAGGACTTGACGTCATCCCCACCTTCCTCCGGTTTGTCACCGGCAGTCTCATTAGAGTGCCCAACTAAATGATGGCAACTAATGACAAGGGTTGCGCTCGTTGCGGGACTTAACCCAACATCTCACGACACGAGCTGACGACAGCCATGCAGCACCTGTGTCCAGGCTCTCTTTCGAGCACCAATCCATCTCTGGAAAGTTCCTGGCATGTCAAGGGTAGGTAAGGTTTTTCGCGTTGCATCGAATTAATCCACATCATCCACCGCTTGTGCGGGTCCCCGTCAATTCCTTTGAGTTTTAATCTTGCGACCGTACTCCCCAGGCGGCCAACTTCACGCGTTAGCTACGGTACTAAGGAAGTCTCCTTCCCCAACACCTAGTTGGCATCGTTTAGGGCGTGGACTACCAGGGTATCTAATCCTGTTTGCTCCCCACGCTTTCGTGCATGAGCGTCAGTATCGACCCAGGGGGCTGCCTTCGCCATCGGTGTTCCTCCACATCTCTACGCATTTCACTGCTACACGTGGAATTCCACCCCCCTCTGCCGTACTCGAGTCTTGCAGTCACAAACGCAGTTCCCAGGTTAAGCCCGGGGATTTCACATCTGTCTTACAAAACCGCCTGCGCACGCTTTACGCCCAGTAATTCCGATTAACGCTCGCACCCTACGTATTACCGCGGCTGCTGGCACGTAGTTAGCCGGTGCTTCTTCTTCAGGTACCGTCATTAGCTCGGGGTATTAGCCCAAACCGTTTCTTCCCTGCCGAAAGAGCTTTACAACCCGAAGGCCTTCTTCACTCACGCGGAATGGCTGGATCAGGCTTGCGCCCATTGTCCAAAATTCCCCACTGCTGCCTCCCGTAGGAGTCTGGACCGTGTCTCAGTTCCAGTGTGGCTGGTCGTCCTCTCAGACCAGCTACGGATCGTCGCCTTGGTAGGCCTTTACCCCACCAACTAGCTAATCCGCCATCGGCCGCTCCATCCGCGCGAGGTCTTGCGATCCCCCGCTTTCTCCCTCAGGACTTATGCGGTATTAGCACATCTTTCGATGTGTTATCCCCCACGATTGGGTACGTTCCGATGTATTACTCACCCGTTCGCCGCTCGCCGCCAGGTTGCCCCGCGCTGCCGCTCGACTTGCATGTGTAAAGCATTCCGCCAGCGTTCAATCTGAGCCAGGATCAAACTCTTCAGTTTAATCTTGCTTAATTTTGTTACTCACTCAAACGAATCTTCAAGGATTGATCAAAGTGTTACCTCTGACCAGTCTTGTCTATTTCGTGTAAGTGCCTTGCTGTATTACTTCGCTTGGCCAGAACAGAACCTCCACTTTCGTTTTGATTCGCGCCGAAAATCCAAACTTTCGTTCATATTTCCGTCGCATTGGCGCGCCTTCGATTTCAGCACCACCAACTCGTCCTCGCCTCAAAAACCCAGCAAGCACCTACACCTATCGGTTGTTCTAAATTTTAAAGAGCCTTCGCGCCACTTCTTTTTGCGCGCTCCGCAATCAGCAGAGAGGCAGGATTATAGGAAGAGTCTTTTGGCTTGTAAAGCCCTTTCGACACTTTTTTTAGTTGGATGCATTTTATTTTTTGTAATGTTCCAAGGCACTCTTGAGATGGGACATCACTTCTTCACGCAATGAAGTTGGCGCCAGCACTTCGACGTCCGGACCATGGCGCAGAATATCCATTACCAGTTCGCGATGGTCGCTGTATGGTAGCTCCATGGCATAACGGCCATCAGCCAACAATCTGCTTTTTTGTTTTGGATGCCATCTCTCGCTCATTACCCAGCGCGCACGTTGCGCGGAAAAGCGCAGTTTTGCCCATTGCACCTTGCGCCCGGAAAATATCCCGTAGCCTGCCCCCAATACCGAATCGAGCGTCTTGTCCGGAACATTCTTCGCTGGTGTTTCAAGAATGTCGACGCGGCGTATCGCATCGATAGCGAAGCTGCGCAGTTCATTGCGTAAATGGCACCATGCATCCAGATACCAGTTCTCACGGTAATAGACGAGCCGCTGCGGCGATACCTCGCGTTCGGTTGCTTCGTCACGGGCACGAACGTAATAGAGGATTTGCACGCGCTTGCGCCGCAGCAAAGCAGAGCCCAAAACAGAAAAATGATCCAGGCCGATAACACGAGATGCGATGCCAACGATACGAATGCGCTTACGGATTTCATCGATCGAGCCGTCGCCTGAATCCAACAACGACATCAGCCGCGCCTGAAGAGGTTCGACATGCGATGCCAGCAACCCACCACGATCAAGCCCCGAGAGCAAATGCTGCATGGTTAACAGCGCGTGAATCTCGGTTGCGCTGAACCAGAGACCGGGCAACTCATATTGGCTGGCGCCATACTCAGCCTGTGCAAAACAGTAGCCGCGGCGTTCACGATCCCAAACAATCGGCGCATTGAGCCGGTTGCGCATGTACTCAAGATCGCGCTTGATGGTCGCGCGCGAAACTCCGAGCTTTTCCTCGAAGGTTGAAAAAGGAACAACGCGATGTTCGCCGAGCAGTTGGTCTATCTTGTAAAAGCGCTCGGTACGATCCATACGATGCTGGGAAACCGATTAACCGAGGCCCGATAGCAGATCGCCGAAAATGTCGTCCACCGACTCCAGTCCGACTGCCACTCGCAATAAGCTTTCATTGATTCCCGCCGCGGCACGTGCTTCCTGCGTGATACGGCCGTGCGTCGTCGAAGCCGGATGCGTTATCGTGGTCTTGGTGTCGCCGAGATTCGCCGTCACCGAGAGCAGGCGGCAGTCATCCACAACCCGCCATGCCTCATTTCGGCCACCCTTCACCTCGAAACTGACGATGGCACCGCCGCCCGACTGCTGCCTGGCAGCCAGCGCATGCTGCGGATGCGAGGCAAGTCCCGGGTAAAGAACTCGCGCCACTTTCGGATGCGCTTCAAGACGTTGCGCCAACTCCAGCGCATTGGCTGACTGCGCTTCCATGCGAATGCGCAGCGTCTCCATGCCTTTGAGAATGACCCATGCATTGAAAGGCGAAATCGAAGGACCGGCAGTGCGCAGAAACTTGTACACCTCCTCCATGTCCGCCTTGTTGCCGCACACGGCGCCACCCAGGACGCGGCCCTGGCCGTCAAGATACTTGGTCGCCGAATGAATCACGATGTCTGCGCCCAGCGCCAAAGGCTGCTGCAGGGCCGGTGTGCAAAAGCAATTATCGACCGCCAGCCGCACCTTGGCAGCACGCGAGACTTGCGCCAAGGCGGCGATATCAACAACGTCCATCAAGGGGTTCGATGGCGTCTCGATGAAAATCAGCTTGGTGTTCGGACGAATGGCATTCTTGTAGGCCTCGATGTCCGTGGCCTTGACGTAGGTGGTCTCGATGCCGAAACGCGACAGGATCGTGCTGAACAAATTTACTGTCGCGCCAAACACGCTCTGCGACGATACGATGTGATCGCCGCCGCTGAGCAGCGCCATCACGGTCGACAGCAATGCCGACATGCCGCTTGCCGTGGCGACGCAAGCTTCTCCACCTTCGAGCGCGGCGAGACGGCGTTGGAACATATCGATGGTCGGGTTGTCGAACCGACCATAAACATAACCCTTCTCCGCGCCGGAAAAACGTGCCGCTGCTTGAGCCGCGTTCTCAAAAACAAAACTCGACGTGAGATAAAGCGCCTCGGAATGCTCATTGAACTGACTGCGCTCCTGGCCTGCACGGACGGCAAGCGTATCGAAATCCGGTTTTTTCGCCATGTTATTCCTGGCCTTCCAGAATCAGGTTAAGGTCAAGCTGGGCGCTATCGTCGCCATCAGCGGAATGCCGCGCCGGGTTATCCCGCGCCTGCTCGACGTTTTCAAGATACTCCGCAGTGACATCGCCGGTGATGTAACAACCGTCGAAACACGACGTTTCAAAAATATTCAAGGACGGATTCAACATATGCACGGCTTTTTTCAAGGCATCAATGTCCTGATAGATCAATGCATCGGCGCCGATTTCCTGCCGGATTTCCTCATCGGTACGAAAAGCAGCGATCAGTTCACCGCGCGACGGCATGTCAATGCCATAGACATTGGCATAACGTACCGGGGGCGAGGCCGAAGCAAAATACACCTTGGTTGCACCTGCTTCACGCGCCATGGTGACGATCTCGTGACTGGTGGTGCCACGCACGATCGAATCGTCGACGAGCAGCACGTTCTTGCCGCGAAACTCCTGCGAAATGGCATTAAGTTTCTGTCGTACCGACTTCTTGCGCGAAGCCTGCCCTGGCATGATGAAAGTACGGCCGATATAGCGATTCTTCACGAATCCTTCCCGGTACGGTAGATCAAGGCGGCGCGCCAGTTCCATCGCAGCAGGGCGCGACGAATCCGGAATCGGAATCACCGCATGGATTTCCAGATGCGGCATGGTGTGGCGAATCTTGTCGGCCAGGAACTCCCCCATCTTGACGCGCGTTTCATAGACCGACACGCCATCCATCAGCGAATCGGGCCGCGCCAGGTAAACGTACTCGAACATGCACGGGGCATGCATGGTCTTCTCCGCGCACTGGCGACTGACGAAATGCCCCTGCGTATTGATCAACACCGCCTCGCCCGGCTCGATATCACGCAGCATCTTGAAACCAAGCGTGTCGAGCGCGACGCTTTCCGACGCCACCAGGTATTCCGGTCCCTGCTCAGTATCGTTACGGCCGACCACCAGCGGACGAATACCGAATGGATCACGAAACGCCAGCAGGCCGTAGCCGGCAATCATCGCCACGACCGCATACGCCCCGCGCACGCGACGATGCACGCCCGCCACCGCCCTGAATACAGTCTCAGGATCGAGCTGGTACTTGGTCGAGGCAAGTTGCAGTTCGTGTGCGAGCACATTGAGCAACACTTCAGAATCCGAATTGGTGTTTACGTGCCGCAGATCCTGCAGGAACATGTCCTGTTTAAGCTGGCCGGTGTTGATAAGATTGCCGTTGTGCGCCAGCATCAGGCCAAAAGGTGAATTGACATAAAACGGCTGCGCTTCGGCAGCGTTATAGGCAGAACCCGCAGTGGGGTAGCGGCAATGGCCAATGCCCCAGTTGCCCACCAGATTGCGCATGTTGCGGGTGCGGAACACGTCGCGCACCAACCCCTGCCCCTTGTGCATATGGAAGCGGCCACCCTCGGCTGTCGCAATGCCGGCAGCATCCTGGCCACGGTGCTGCAACACCTGCAACCCGTCGTAGAGCAACTGGTTAACCGGTGTGGTTGCTACAACGCCCAAAATCCCGCACATGATGTCCTCAATTCACACTTAGCGATATCGAATCTTGCTTGCCCACTCGCGTGGCAGCCACGGCTTCATTGCCACGACCGCCGTTTCCAGTGGCGCTGCGAATACTGCATCGCGCCACCATGCCTGTTTCGGAAAGGCTGTCAAACCACCCGCCGCCACAAGCACCAGCGCCACCAAAACACCCCGCGCCAAACCAAACATGGCGCCAAGAAGCCTGTCTATCAAGCCCAGTCCAATGACTTTCAGCAATCCGCTTGCCAGTAGTCTGACCCCTGCGGCCAGAAATAACACCGCTATGGCAATTGCCACAAATGCCACCGCATACCGTAGAGCAGAATCAGGTACCCACCGCGCCAATTCCGGCGCCAAGTTTGGTGCAAACAATCTACCCAATACGATCGCCAGTACCCATGCAACCAGTGCCAGCAGCTCGCTGACCACTCCGCGCCAAAACCCAAACAACACTGACAGCACAATGCCTGCCAGAACTGCGTAATCGAAGATCGTCACTGCTTTTGCACAACCTGGCCGTCAACGCCAATCTTATTAATTCGCGAGCGCGCCTTATCGGCCACCTCGTGTGACTTGAAGGGCCCCGCCAGTACCCGCGTGCGCGACCCTTGCGGCAAATCGAGCTTTTCAGTGTAAGACGGCAAACCCATATCCTTGAGCTTGTTTGCCAGTTGCTTCACATTGGCGGCATTCTGATATGCCCCCAGTTTCACAACCCATTGTTCGGCATCCTTGCCTTCGAGCACGGCCTCAGCATGAGCAACTTCGGATTTTTTGGCAGTATCGACTTTCGTTTCCGTTACCACGCTCGCCACCGGGGCGAAGCCGGTTTCTCGGCAACCTCTGGAGTTTTGGAAACAGTCATTTCAGCGACAGGCTCTGGCTTGGGTACTTGCTGATCTTTCGGCAACGGAGCTGGTGCCGGGCGGCCGGGAATCACGCGCGCAACGAGAGAATCGCCATCCTGACTGGGAATGCGGATCTGGATTTCCTGGCCGCTGGGCTTCGGCTCGCTATCCATCACAATCGGCAACACGATCACGGCCAGCAGCGCCAGTGCCACCGCGCCAACCAGGCGCCGGCGTGCGCGTTTCTTCAAGTCAATCGTTGAATCGACGGTGGAATCGTCAGGCATGACGGTCAGGCTCCGGAAGCAAGGATACGCATAACGTCGGCAACCGTTAGAAACGATCCGAAAACAAGAATTTTATCATTATCCTCTGCGGCGCCTCGCGCATAGGCGAATGCTTCGGCCGCTGACGGATACTCCCCTATCGGCTCGGTAACACCTTCATGCCGTAGCAGTTCGGCGAGTTGCGCGGCATTCGCGGCACGTGATCCTGGCAGCGTACAGACCAGCCAGTGCGTTACCCACGGCTTGACCGCACGAATCACGCCGGCGATATCCTTGTCGGCCATCATTCCAAACACGGCCCAAGTCTGCGCGCGGGCGGATGCCATATTACCGAGGTTCTCTGCCAGCACGCCGGCCGCCTGCGGGTTATGCGCCACATCGAGCACCACGGCTGGCTTGCCGGGAATGATCTGGAATCGTCCCGGCAATTCGACTTCCATCAAGCCGCGCTGAACGTCCTGCGTTGCCACAGGAAGTAAGTCGCCTAACGTATC comes from the Georgfuchsia toluolica genome and includes:
- a CDS encoding CvpA family protein: MTIFDYAVLAGIVLSVLFGFWRGVVSELLALVAWVLAIVLGRLFAPNLAPELARWVPDSALRYAVAFVAIAIAVLFLAAGVRLLASGLLKVIGLGLIDRLLGAMFGLARGVLVALVLVAAGGLTAFPKQAWWRDAVFAAPLETAVVAMKPWLPREWASKIRYR
- a CDS encoding helix-turn-helix transcriptional regulator, with the protein product MDRTERFYKIDQLLGEHRVVPFSTFEEKLGVSRATIKRDLEYMRNRLNAPIVWDRERRGYCFAQAEYGASQYELPGLWFSATEIHALLTMQHLLSGLDRGGLLASHVEPLQARLMSLLDSGDGSIDEIRKRIRIVGIASRVIGLDHFSVLGSALLRRKRVQILYYVRARDEATEREVSPQRLVYYRENWYLDAWCHLRNELRSFAIDAIRRVDILETPAKNVPDKTLDSVLGAGYGIFSGRKVQWAKLRFSAQRARWVMSERWHPKQKSRLLADGRYAMELPYSDHRELVMDILRHGPDVEVLAPTSLREEVMSHLKSALEHYKK
- the purF gene encoding amidophosphoribosyltransferase; amino-acid sequence: MCGILGVVATTPVNQLLYDGLQVLQHRGQDAAGIATAEGGRFHMHKGQGLVRDVFRTRNMRNLVGNWGIGHCRYPTAGSAYNAAEAQPFYVNSPFGLMLAHNGNLINTGQLKQDMFLQDLRHVNTNSDSEVLLNVLAHELQLASTKYQLDPETVFRAVAGVHRRVRGAYAVVAMIAGYGLLAFRDPFGIRPLVVGRNDTEQGPEYLVASESVALDTLGFKMLRDIEPGEAVLINTQGHFVSRQCAEKTMHAPCMFEYVYLARPDSLMDGVSVYETRVKMGEFLADKIRHTMPHLEIHAVIPIPDSSRPAAMELARRLDLPYREGFVKNRYIGRTFIMPGQASRKKSVRQKLNAISQEFRGKNVLLVDDSIVRGTTSHEIVTMAREAGATKVYFASASPPVRYANVYGIDMPSRGELIAAFRTDEEIRQEIGADALIYQDIDALKKAVHMLNPSLNIFETSCFDGCYITGDVTAEYLENVEQARDNPARHSADGDDSAQLDLNLILEGQE
- a CDS encoding SPOR domain-containing protein; the encoded protein is MLEGKDAEQWVVKLGAYQNAANVKQLANKLKDMGLPSYTEKLDLPQGSRTRVLAGPFKSHEVADKARSRINKIGVDGQVVQKQ
- a CDS encoding O-succinylhomoserine sulfhydrylase is translated as MAKKPDFDTLAVRAGQERSQFNEHSEALYLTSSFVFENAAQAAARFSGAEKGYVYGRFDNPTIDMFQRRLAALEGGEACVATASGMSALLSTVMALLSGGDHIVSSQSVFGATVNLFSTILSRFGIETTYVKATDIEAYKNAIRPNTKLIFIETPSNPLMDVVDIAALAQVSRAAKVRLAVDNCFCTPALQQPLALGADIVIHSATKYLDGQGRVLGGAVCGNKADMEEVYKFLRTAGPSISPFNAWVILKGMETLRIRMEAQSANALELAQRLEAHPKVARVLYPGLASHPQHALAARQQSGGGAIVSFEVKGGRNEAWRVVDDCRLLSVTANLGDTKTTITHPASTTHGRITQEARAAAGINESLLRVAVGLESVDDIFGDLLSGLG